The Arcobacter sp. CECT 8986 genome contains the following window.
GGATTAACAGCTGGGTTATACTCAACAAGAGGTGGATTAAAAGACGTAGTAATGTTTGAAATGGGGATGCCAGGAGGACAAATCACTGGTAGTTCAGAAATAGAGAATTATCCAGGACAAGCAGAAGTTGTATCTGGATTAGATTTAATGCAATCATGGCCACAACAAGCTATGAAGTTTGGATTAAAACATGAAATGAAAAAAATATCTT
Protein-coding sequences here:
- a CDS encoding FAD-dependent oxidoreductase; the protein is MLDLAIIGGGPAGLTAGLYSTRGGLKDVVMFEMGMPGGQITGSSEIENYPGQAEVVSGLDLMQSWPQQAMKFGLKHEMKKIS